A genomic window from Triticum urartu cultivar G1812 chromosome 7, Tu2.1, whole genome shotgun sequence includes:
- the LOC125524064 gene encoding uncharacterized protein LOC125524064, with amino-acid sequence MDVEKKGGRNYLTWTDEMDEAMLNVFVEHYNRGDRAQNGWKPHVYTAVVKNVRAKCNVDIIKENVISRCKTIDRHYVNVSKMLSTSGFGWDWIHNKLMVDSEDVWRNYVKANKDAACYRHKVIKFWDSISLVFSKDHATGTGARTAGESAAEMAAENVNNINTDSAATSSTQTGEEQKRKRYRSDDSIASMLGEKLDNFTSAYKADIAQVAPPEKPSSPEEILDALNAIVGLDDDGLLAAYDFLIADDRKFKALMALPERMKKKWILKQINQ; translated from the exons ATGGATGTGGAGAAGAAAGGAGGTAGAAACTACCTTACCTGGACGGATGAAATGGATGAAGCAATGCTGAATGTGTTCGTGGAGCATTACAATAGAGGGGATCGTGCTCAAAATGGGTGGAAGCCACATGTTTACACTGCAGTTGTCAAGAATGTTCGAGCCAAGTGCAATGTGGATATCATAAAGGAGAATGTCATATCAAGGTGCAAGACTATTGATAGACACTATGTCAATGTCAGCAAGATGTTGTCAACGAGTGGTTTTGGGTGGGATTGGATCCATAACAAGCTTATGGTTGATAGTGAGGACGTGTGGAGAAACTATGTCAAG GCAAACAAAGATGCAGCATGCTACAGGCACAAGGTCATAAAGTTTTGGGACTCTATCAGCCTTGTCTTCTCGAAGGATCATGCCACCGGAACCGGAGCCAGAACTGCTGGTGAAAGTGCAGCGGAAATGGCTGCAGAGAATGTCAACAACATCAACACTGATTCTGCCGCAACATCTTCAACCCAAACCGGCGAGGAACAGAAGAGGAAAAGATATCGATCGGATGACTCAATTGCATCTATGCTTGGAGAGAAATTGGATAATTTTACCAGTGCCTACAAAGCTGATATCGCTCAAGTTGCTCCTCCTGAGAAACCCTCCTCTCCTGAAGAAATACTTGACGCTCTCAATGCAATTGTGGGACTGGATGATGATGGCTTGCTAGCAGCTTATGATTTCCTCATAGCAGATGACCGCAAGTTCAAGGCTCTTATGGCGCTGCCTGAAAGGATGAAGAAGAAATGGATCCTCAAGCAAATCAACCAATGA